The Procambarus clarkii isolate CNS0578487 chromosome 15, FALCON_Pclarkii_2.0, whole genome shotgun sequence genomic interval GACACTGTCTAGTGTAGCTAGTTAACGTGGGTCTGGAGACTGTCTAGTGTAGTTAGTTAACGTGGGTCTGGAGACTGTCTAGTGTAGTTAGTTAACGTGGGTCTGGAGACTGTTTAGTGTAGCTAGTTAACGTGGGTCTGGACCCACTGGTGTGGCATGATGCACTTGGGTCTGGACCCACTGGTGTGGCATGATGCACTTGGGTCTGGACCCACTGGTGTGGCATGATGCACTTGGGTCTGGACCCACTGGTGTGGCATGATGCACTTGGGTCTGGACCCACTGGTGTGGCATGATGCACTTGGGTCTGGACCCACTGGTGTGGCATGATGCACTTGGGTCTGGACCCACTGGGGTGGCATGATGCACTTGGGTCTGGACCCACTGGTGTGGCATGATGCACTTGGGTCTGGACCCACTGGGGTGGCATGATGCACTTGGGTCTGGACCCACTGGGGTGGCATGATGCACTTGGGTCTGGACCCACTGGGGTGGCATGATGCACTTGGGTCTGGACCCACTGGGGTGGCATGATGCACTTGGGTCTGGACCCACTGGGGTGGCATGATGCACTTGGGTCTGGACCCACTGGTGTGGCATGATGCACTTGGGTCTGgacccacaggtgtggcatgaTGCACTTGGGTCTGGACCCACTGGGGTGGCATGATGCACTTGGGTCTGGACCCACTGGGGTGGCATGATGCACTTGGGTCTGGACCCACTGGGGTGGCATGATGCACTTGGGTCTGGACCCACTGGTGTGGCATGATGCACTTGGGTCTGGACCCACTGGGGTGGCATGATGCACTTGGGTCTGGACCCACTGGGGTGGCATGATGCACTTGGGTCTGGACCCACTGGGGTGGCATGATGCACTTGGGTCTGGACCCACTGGGGTGGCATGATGCACTTGGGTCTGGACCCACTGGGGTGGCATGATGCACTTGGGTCTGGACCCACTGGGGTGGCATGATGCACTTGGGTCTGGACCCACTGGGGTGGCATGATGCACTTGGGTCTGGACCCACTGGTGTGGCATGATGCACTTGGGTCTGGACCCACTGGGGTGGCATGATGCACACGGGTTCAGGGGACGGAGGTGAGACATTGATGCAAGGTGTGGACACGCCGCTGGATGAGGTTTAAATATTTAGAAGCGAGTGTGGCGGCGGGATGGGGACCCGGGACCAGGTCAACGCTGTCTCAATAAACAATGTGGAGGACCTTGAAGGGGAGAGAGACGTTCCTGCGGGTGTGTGACACTGGGAGCAccacacctgctggtgtgtgacaCTGTGAGCACCAGACCTGCTGGTGTGTGACACTGTGGAGCAccacacctgctggtgtgtgacaCTGTGAGCACCAGACCTGCTGAGGTGTGACACTGTGGAGCAccacacctgctggtgtgtgacaCTGTGAGCACCAGACCTGCTGAGGTAGGACATTGTGAGCACCACACCTGCAGGTGTGTGACACTGTGAGCACCATACCTGCTGGTGTGTGACACTGTGATGCTCCAGACCTTCTGGTGTGTGACACTGTGATGCTCCAGACCTGctgatgtgtggcagtgtggagcaCCACACCTGCTGGAGTGTGACACTGTGATGTCACAACTTTAGCATGAATGACGGAAATGGTTCGAGGTGTCTGCTGGTCAGATACAAGACTCGGACCATTTAGACAGCAACAGGAACACAACATGAGGACTTGCCTTTATTTACCTGTGGTTGGGACATTTGTTGATACAATGAACAGGATTCAGTCTGAAAGAGATAAATCTATATACGGATATTTTTGCTTCACCGCTGAGCAGGAAGTGAACAGATCTCCCAGGGCGAAGAATTACACACTCTGGAAACTACCACCACAAATCTAGAATTAATCCTGTGTAAAGGCTGGGATGCGTTACTCTAGTGAAGGAGTCGCAGCGTTAGCACGGTCCATAGAGCGGTTCGTTACTGTTGTAACCATAATACTGAAACCGGTTGGCTACTTATAATTATATATTGCAATAACATCAACGTATCTGAGTCTCACAATATAGTCTGTTTATGATAACTTTCATACATTAGCGTGAATTAATTTGTGTTCTTTAAGTAACAATGTTTCATTCAGTTCTGTATATACAaggattaatatttaaataacacCACTTGATATGGGGAGATACGCAATAAACATTTCCAATCCTATTGAACTGTTGTATATATAATTCATCCTTTATATATACACAGCCAAAATGAACGTgaattaaattcataaacaaatatatattagtatttaAGATGCAAATTAGCATAAACGTTTCAACTGTTGGGGAAAGAGGTAGGGGCGCTCTATCCGAACATAGAGGAGCTCTATACTATTATAAGCGACTGTGCCCTAATGTAAAGAGACTCTACCTAACATTGAGGTGATCTAAACTAATTTAAAGACGCTCTACAGTGTCCTAAACTACAGACATAATAGGAGTTCTTCACTAACATGAAAAGACCCCAACACAAGTATAATTACTTTACCTTATTATTATTAAGAGGCTCTACTTTCAGGGACTCTACACTAACAAAATTGGAGCTCTAAACTATTATTAGGGACTCTACACTAGCATAAAGGTACTCTTCACTGATATAAAGGTACTCTACACTGACATAAAGGAACTCTACACTGACATAGAGGTACTCTACACTGACATAAAGGTACTCTACACTATCGTAAAGGGACTTTACACTAACATAAAGAGACTCTACACTAACAAAAAGAGACTCTTCACTATCATAAAGGGACTCTACACTACCATATAGGGACTCTACACTACCATAAAGGGACTCTACACTATCTTAAAGGGACTCTACACAAACATAAAGAGACTCTACACTAACATAAAGGGACTGTACACAAACATAAAAATACTCTACACTATCTTAAAGGGACTCTACACTAACATAAAGAGACTCTACACTAACATAAAGAGACTCTACACTAACATAAAGATACTCTACACTAACATAAAGAGACTCCACACTAATATAAAGAAAATCTACACTAACATAAAGGGACTCTACACCAGCATAAAGGTACCCTGCACTACATACCGGTAATCTTCACTAACATAAAGGTACTCTACACTAACATAAAGGAACTCTACACTAACATAAAGAGACTCTACACTAACATAAAGGAACTCTACACTAACATAAAGAGACTCTACACTAACATAAAGGGAATCTACACTAACATAAAGAGACTCTACACTAACATAAAGGAACTCTACACTAACATAAAGAGACTCTACACTAACATAAAGGGACTCAACACTATCGTAAAGGGACTCTACACTAACATAACAGGACTCTACACTAACATAAAGGGACTCTACACTATCGTAAAGGGACTCTACACTAACATAAAGAGACTGTGCACTAACAAAGAGACACTCTACACTATCATAAAGGGACTCTACACTAATGTTAAGGGACTCTACACTAACATAACGGGACTCTACACTAACATAAAGGGACTCTACACTAACATAAAGGGACTGTACACTAACATAAAGAGACTCTACACTAACATAAAGAGACTGTGCACTAACAAAGAGAAACTCTACACTATCATAAAGGGACTCTACACTAATGTTAAGGGACTCTACACTAACATAAAGGGACTCTACACTAACATAAAGGGACTCTACACTAACATAAAGAGACACTACACTAACATAAAGGGACTCTACACTAACATAAAGGGACTCTACACTAACATAAAGGGACTCTACACTAACATAACGGGACTCTACACTAACATAAAGGGACTCTACACTAACATAAAGGGACTCTACACTAACATAAAGGGACTCTACACTAACATAAAGGGACTCTACACTAACATAACGGGACTCTACACTAACATAACGGGACTCTACACTAACATAAAGGGACTCTACACTAACATAAAGGGACTCTACACTAACATAAAGGGACTCTACACTAACATAAAGGGACTCTACACTAACATAACGGGACTCTACACTAACATAAAGGGACTCTACACTAACATAAAGGGACTCTACACTAATATATAGAAACTCTacaccataagaacataagaacaaaggcaactgcag includes:
- the LOC138365035 gene encoding selection and upkeep of intraepithelial T-cells protein 6-like, which codes for MVAAALKVSTCCSSNVESLYVSVESLYVSVESRYVSVESLYVSVESLYVSVESLYVSVESLYVSVESRYVSVESRYVSVESLYVSVESLYVSVESLYVSVESLYVSVESRYVSVESLYVSVESLYVSVESLYVSVVSLYVSVESLYVSVESLYVSVESLNISVESLYDSVEFLFVSAQSLYVSVESLYVSVQSLYVSVESLYVSVESRYVSVESLNISVESLYDSVECLFVSAQSLYVSVESLYDSVESLYVSVESCYVSVESLYDSVESLYVSVESLYVSVEFLYVSVESLYVSVDSLYVSVESLYVSVEFLYVSVESLYVSVEFLYVSVEYLYVSEDYRVESLYGSVESLYDSEESLFVSVESLYVSVKSLYDSVEYLYVSVEYLYVSVEFLYVSVEYLYISEEYLYASVESLIIV